The following proteins come from a genomic window of Maylandia zebra isolate NMK-2024a linkage group LG22, Mzebra_GT3a, whole genome shotgun sequence:
- the ints3 gene encoding integrator complex subunit 3 — protein MEPAPAKAKPQGRLLVSTPLDAKDELEERLERCVGIVQALTNGLSEREANDALTANACKGQQQHEEVCLGLFTLVLTEPAQAQRCYRDLALVNRDGMNVVLVKINQILMEKFLKLQDVPRTQLVWLVRELVKSGVMGADGVIMTLLKQIAGGDISTKNLWLAESVLDILLEQKEWVLKSGMLIAMSVYTYLRLIVDHGAPNLLPLRQKEVDFCISMLREKFMDCLIIGRDLVRLLQNVARIPEMELLWRDLLHNPQVLSPQFTGVLQLLTARTSRKFLACRLTPDMETKLLFMTSRVRFGQQKRYQDWFQRQYLSTAESQSLRCDLIRYICGVVHPSNEVLSSDILPRWAIIGWLLTTCTSNVAASNAKLALFYDWLFFNPEKDSIMNIEPAILVMHHSMKPHPAITATLLDFMCRIIPHFFPPLESQVRQGVFNSLNFIMEKRVLAHLAPLFDNPKLDRELRSMLRERFPEFCSPPSPPTEVKMEESVSMEMDNHVLDKEESCYDNTEATFSDDEEEVNNKGKKREFRFHPIKEAVIEEPADITPWLDQLDDTMKEKVQQIQKTSDTETQCEVMQEIVDLILEEDFDTEQMSALASCLAELFKDHFRGEVLPEEITEESLEESVCKPVCLIFRNLVTMQEDNSGFSVLLDMLAELYQKQPKIGYHLLYYLKASKAANGKMMLYESFAQATALGDLHTCLMMDMKACQEDDVRLLCYLTPSIYSEFPDETLRSGELLNMIVAVIDSTQLQELMCHVMMGNLVMFRKDSVLNILIQSLEWETFEQYSTWQLFLAHSIPLETIIPILQHLKYKEHPEALSCLLLQLRREKPSEEMVKMVLSRPCHPEDQFATSILRHWATKYDDTLAENIKAQLIKNNNQPRKRQSLRSSSSKLAQLTLEQILEHMDNLRLSLSNTKNNFFTQTPILQALQHVQASCDEAHKMRFSDLFALAEEYEDSQTKPPKSRRKAPASSPRSRKGVAPPTNNEEESASSSGSEEEDSKPKAPKRKRKGSSAVGSDSD, from the exons GCATGTAAAGGTCAGCAACAGCATgaggaggtgtgtttgggtCTCTTCACACTGGTCCTCACAGAGCCGGCTCAGGCCCAGAGG TGTTACAGAGACCTGGCACTGGTCAACAGAGATGGGATGAACGTTGTCCTGGTTAAAATCAACCAGATCTTGATGGAGAAGTTCCTGAAACTGCAAGACGTCCCCCGAACACAG CTAGTGTGGCTGGTCAGAGAGCTGGTGAAGAGTGGCGTGATGGGAGCTGATGGCGTCATCATGACACTGCTGAAACAGATTGCAG GCGGAGACATCTCCACCAAAAACCTGTGGCTGGCTGAGAGTGTCCTGGATATCCTGCTCGAGCAGAA AGAGTGGGTATTGAAGAGTGGGATGCTCATAGCGATGTCAGTCTACACTTACCTTCGCCTGATTGTGGACCACGGAGCTCCGAACTTGCTGCCTCTGCGCCAGAAAGAAGTGGACTTCTGCATCAGCATGCTGAGGGAGAAG ttcATGGATTGTCTAATCATCGGCAGAGATCTGGTTCGTCTGCTGCAAAATGTTGCTCGGATCCCAGAGATggagctgctgtggagagacCTGCTGCACAATCCTCAAGTCCTGAGCCCTCAGTTCACGGGTGTCCTCCAACTACTGACGGCTCGGACCTCCAGGAAGTTTCTGGCCTGTCGACTCACACCAGACATGGAGACCAAACTACTGTTCATGACCTCCAGG GTGCGTTTTGGGCAGCAGAAACGGTACCAGGACTGGTTTCAGAGACAGTACCTGTCCACAGCAGAGAGCCAATCACTACGCTGTGATCTGATTCGCTACATCTGCGGGGTAGTACATCCATCCAATGAGGTCCTGAGCTCTGATATCCTGCCACGCTGGGCTATTATTGGCTGGCTGCTAACCACTTGCACG TCAAACGTGGCGGCCTCCAATGCTAAGCTGGCTCTCTTTTATGATTGGCTGTTCTTCAACCCTGAGAAGGACAGCATCATGAACATAG AGCCAGCCATTCTGGTGATGCATCACTCCATGAAACCTCATCCTGCCATCACTGCAACGCTGTTGGACTTCATGTGcagg ATCATCCCTCATTTCTTCCCTCCTTTGGAGTCTCAGGTCCGTCAGGGTGTCTTCAACTCGCTAAACTTCATTATGGAAAAGAGGGTCCTGGC TCACCTCGCTCCACTGTTTGATAACCCAAAGCTGGACCGAGAGCTCCGGTCAATGCTCAGAGAAAGATTCCCCGAGTTCTgcagcccaccatcacctcctactgaag TGAAGATGGAGGAGTCTGTTTCCATGGAGATGGACAATCATGTGTTGGACAAGGAGGAGAGTTGCTACGACAACACAGAAGCAACTTTCAGTGACGATGAGGAGGAAGTCAACAACAAAG GAAAAAAGAGGGAGTTCAGATTTCATCCAATCAAAGAGGCTGTGATTGAGGAGCCTGCTGATATCACACCCTGGCTTGACCAATTAGATGACACAATGAAGGAGAAGGTGCAGCAGATTCAGAAGACCAG TGACACAGAGACTCAGTGTGAGGTGATGCAGGAGATTGTGGATCTCATCCTGGAG GAGGACTTTGACACAGAGCAGATGTCAGCTCTGGCTTCCTGTCTGGCCGAACTGTTCAAAGATCATTTCAGAGGAGAAGTCTTGCCGGAGGAGATCACGGAGGA GTCCCTGGAGGAGTCGGTTTGTAAACCCGTTTGTCTGATCTTCAGGAACCTTGTCACCATGCAAGAGGACAACAGCGGTTTCTCAGTTCTGCTAGACATGCTTGCTGAACTTTACCAGAAGCAGCCAAAGATCGGTTATCACCTGCTGTACTACCTGAAGGCTAG TAAAGCAGCAAATGGGAAGATGATGTTGTACGAGTCATTTGCTCAGGCGACGGCACTTGGTGACCTCCACACTTGTCTGATGATGGACATGAAGGCTTGTCAGGAGGACGACGTCCGGCTACTCTGCTACCTCACACCCTCAATTTACTCTGAG TTTCCAGATGAGACGCTGCGGAGTGGCGAGCTTCTCAACATGATCGTCGCCGTTATCGACTCCACACAG ttacAGGAGCTGATGTGTCACGTGATGATGGGGAACCTGGTGATGTTCCGGAAAGATTCTGTGCTCAACATCCTCA TTCAGTCACTCGAGTGGGAGACCTTCGAGCAATATAGCACCTGGCAGCTGTTTCTGGCCCACAGCATTCCCCTGGAAACCATCATCCCCATCTTGCAGCACCTCAAATACAAAG AGCACCCTGAGGCCTTGTCctgcctgctgctgcagcttcGCAGAGAAAA gcccaGCGAAGAGATGGTGAAAATGGTCCTGAGTCGTCCCTGTCACCCAGAAGACCAGTTCGCCACTAGCATCCTGAGACACTGGGCTACCAAATACGACGACACACTGGCAGAAAACATAAAGGCCCAGCTGATCAAGAACAACAACCAACCCCGCAAGAGACAGAG TCTGCGCAGTTCGAGCAGTAAACTGGCTCAGCTGACCCTGGAACAGATCTTGGAGCACATGGACAACCTCAGACTGAGTCTGAGCAACACCAAGAACAACT TCTTCACTCAGACTCCGATACTTCAGGCTCTGCAGCACGTCCAAGCAAGCTGTGATGAGGCCCACAAGATGAG GTTCAGCGATCTGTTCGCCCTGGCGGAGGAATACGAGGACTCTCAGACGAAGCCGCCAAAGTCGCGCCGTAAAGCTCCAGCCTCGTCACCTCGTTCCAGGAAGGGAGTCGCTCCACCCACCAACAATGAGGAAGAAAGTGCATCCAGCAGCGGCTCT gaggaggaggactcaAAGCCCAAAGCTCCAAAGAGGAAACGGAAAGGATCATCAGCTGTTGGCTCTGACAGTGACTGA